From the genome of Branchiostoma floridae strain S238N-H82 chromosome 8, Bfl_VNyyK, whole genome shotgun sequence:
GCAACCCAGTACAATTGTATTTTGAGTTTAAAAAGGcccaagagagcctgctatagaggctaATAATAGTGTTTCCCAGACATTTGGCTACTCGTAGATAAAGGCAAAGTTTTTCAGCTGTGAATATTAATATTACTTCGTTACTAAAACAATAATATGCAGTCCAACATAGAATATTTCCGTCAGAGTAGGGTATACAATATCGATGTTGATAACAGGAAATACAAGTACCTTGGTTATTACAATATTAACTACCTATATAAAAAGGGTGCCCAGATGCCTCACTGGAAAGAAAGCCACGTGACTCATATTCCAGGGCATAACCATTAGCCACCAAGTCTCAGTTCAAAATAGGCTCTCAAGAGAACAACAATGATTCCAAATTTGGTGGATATACATAAATGACATCGTTTGTTTTTTCTACTTAAGCCACTAAATGCAAGTTATAAGCCACTAAATGCAAGTTATGCCGCTTTCCTCTTAGAAAATAGAGAAATACAAATAATAGCAACAGCCCCTTCATAAAATAGTATGGATATTTATGATTATGCATTCATGGCTTTTCAGCAGAGTGTCGTGCTTGGTGGCGATGTAAAGTACCTTTTTGTGCTGCGGAATattcgcactggtcacatttgtagggcttttcacctgtatgtatTCTCATGTGGCTTGATAGGTGGGATTTCATACCTGTGCGGTAGCCgcactcatcacacatgtagggtttctctccagcaTGTTCCAATAAGTGTTGGTCCAAATTACCTTTCCTTACAGCAGAATAGTTACATtgatcacatttgtaaggtttctcgcctgtgtgttTCATCAAATGCTCGGTAAGAAGAGACCTAcgagccgtcctgtacccacactccccacacatcaAGGGCTTGTCTCCGGTGTGTATAGCCATATGTTGGTCTAAATTGTCTTTCCGTGcagcggaatagtcacactggtcacacttgtatggtctttcacctgtatgtgttcttaTATGTTCAGAAAGGTGAGACTTGcgagccgtcctgtacccgcattctccacacatgtagggtttatctccaGTATGTTTCAACATGTGTTGATCCAAGTTACCTTTCCATGCAGATGAAAAGTTGCATtgatcacatttgtagggcttctcgcTTCTATGTCTTTTCATATGTTTGGAAAGGTGAGACCTATCGGCCATCCtgaacccgcactccccacacatgtagggtttgtctccggTGTGTTTATACATGTGTTGGTTTAAAGtacctttctgtgcagcagaatagtcacattgatcacacttatagggtctttcccctgtgtgtgttctcatatgtttgatTAAGTCAGACCTGTCAACTGTTCTGTATTCACACTCTTCGCACATGTAGGCTTTTTTGCCAGCAGTGTGTTTATAAGAAATGTGTCGGCTTAAAGCTTTTTTCTCGGTGctagaatagtcgcactggtcacacttatagggtttcaTACCTGTATGTTTCCTCATGTGGGTTAGGTTTGACCGAAAAGCtgccctgtatccgcactcaccacacatgtagggtttgtctccagTGTGTGTAGTCATGTGTCGgaccaaagtacatttctgcgcagcagaatagtcgcattgcTGGCATTTgaacggtttctcacctgtatgtttcctCGTGTGTTTTATCATGTTAGACTTAACATCTGTGCTATACTCACATTTCGTACATGCGAATCGTCCGTCTGCAGTAATtattaatttcatttcttgCGCGTCCGCTCGCTCCAAACGACCATGTACAAGTGGATGGTTAGACTTTGTTGCACAAGTTTCCTCGCATGAGATGCCCTTTAGCTCATGCAGCTGCTGCCACTCAATGTCTAATGTCCCACCGCTGTTTGTCTCTTTCACAGGGTGTGTAGATCTAGATGGCAGTTCGTCCAAAGCAATCTCGCTGCTTCTCTCGGccatttctaaaaacaacaatgaattTTGAGGGAAAAACTTCACATAGTTTCTATACGCAAATTTTCAACCCGAAGcagttgtttgtttactgtttgtttgtttattcattcgcacaacaaaatacataaaacaatacagaaacgAATgcataaaacaggtgcaggaggggAAAACCGTAAacagcttgtacatgtactatgccctcctcctctatactAAACAAATTGTATGGTAGTCAAAAATAACAAAGAGGAGTAACACAGTTAAATAATAAATGTACTAGTAAggtacttgtagttgtacagaaCAGGATGGCATTTGAGGGTAAAGTTTTATGGCTTAAAGTTTTAATTCTTCAAATAGTCACATTTTCCCTCCACTTGCACTTAggattacatgtatcattgggGAATTATGTATAAACTGTATCGTCACCCGTTATCTAAATTTTagatatgcccccccccccctcccccataaaaCACTCCTGATTCAAACCATCTGCTTTAGAGACGTACAGCACAGTGAATATTAGTGGCACAAAAGAGGCTTACCTGTCTACGAAAAGCGTTTATAGCTATATGGGGTTGAGGTAAGTTCAAAATTGCCTCAAATCGGAGAGAAAAGCTAGCCCTCGCCTTGCGTGGCTccttcaaaatggcgggcaagCCCACGGGTCACATCACggcaaaggtcaaagttgatgaACCTGATTATCCATACTTTGCGTGGCCTGAAATAACAGTTGTAACTTATTATGTACTtacttttatggatgacatgctcGGGGGACCCCAAAAGTAATGCTCGCGCACGGGCAAAAGAAAAAAGTTATAGTTAAACAAAAAATGCTGTTTAACCACAGGACTAAATATCCAGAACACTCATTCCCGGAATTGGTTTGTCTTAAGTAAGACTGCAAGAGAcgatcgtcgccatttcaatcatgtttatattgccatttaaaattctgattgaccagggatgataTATACGGGGTGACATATGGccagttttttgttgttgttagaaCTGGCGGAAATCAATGCGCGcccggatgtcatccataagaccaAGTCAATGTGACCTTACTCTGCCAGTAAAAGAACGCATTGAAAACTCTTCATCACTTGGCTTTGTTCTATATTGCATGTTTCGTTCCATTTCCATTTGTTTCCACCAGTTTCCATCAAACTACGGCGGTAACTACGGGGGTTGGTTGAGCCTAAATGGGACCTACCAACAAAACATAGAAACGTGAAATATTTCAATTGGCATTTTATTCAAATGGCACCAGCCCAggtaaaaagaaacaataccAGCTATAGAGACCACAACTCATACTACTGCTGTCCGGCAGATAAGAATAGAGACTATAACAATACTGTGCAAACAATGAAccataaaagaaataaacattagTGATATGTTTTAGaactaaaaaaagtttcaaaagttGTTACATCCGATCCGACGGCTGGGTGATCTCAACCGCACTGTACTACCAGTTCGAAATGGAATAGGTCCCCGAGAgtaagtagcctgggtaccatccggatagtagttctgACATTTagcatacactatatacagtcgcttctcgctccgacTGTtgtcatacactatatatactgtatacgtaaatgcagaaatgttcgcggtagttttatgttcgcggttttcgcggtggtcacttcaccgcgaacttaaaattaccgcgaacatttttccattacagtatgtgactacagtctgtggcgctaccgcgaacttaataccaccgcaaacactccattttcccgctaacgcgaaataaaatcctcgcgaacttaaatacatttacagtagttggttcTCTGCTATTCCAGAAGCAGAAGACAAGAGAAGCATGTACACGAGCGAACTACTAACCGCATGGTACCCGAGCTAAGGAGTAAGTAGTTAACATGTAAGTGAACAAGGGGATGGAACTACTTTTAGATTTCACTAAAGGCTATGCAACAGATGTAAATGGCTATAATCATAATATTGTGAACACTTCTAGAATAACAAATATAACATACGCTATTCTACAATAAATATAGCATGCAAATGTACGTAACAATAAAAAGGTGAGAAGAACAAAGTAAAAGTTCAGTTAtatatagtttcatcaggttagtagaTTAAGTAAGTAGATCAAATGGACGTACATGCAGCCTTCTGCGTTACACAACCATCAATACGCATTGAGGAAGACGACAGATAGTTTGACGGTTGTGTTATGAAGACTACATTAAAAAATAATATTCAGTTGTATGACGTTGAGAGCCAACGTTCGATCCAATTGGCCATGTTGATCATGATCGTTAAAAGGTCCGCTCACTACTTCTAACTCCTAGAAATCAGCATGGATATTCCGTCATCTCATCAGGCTTTTTAGTTTGCTTGCTCCCATTTTTAAGCAGTCCGGCATACCGAAGGTTTCCAGCTGTACTGAATCCGCGGTGGGTGTTCGACTAAATTGTTTCTATGTGCAGTGGAAGAATCACTGTAACATTGACCTCATGAGCACTATTGTTTATCAGCTGTATGCCTCTGCACATGCTGAGCTAGGTAATACTTATCAACCGTCGAGAACCCACACACGTCACACAGGTATGGTTTTACATCAAAGTGTTTACCCATGTGTCTGTCCAAAAGACTTTTCTgcgtagcagaatagtcacattggtcacatttgtagggtttctcaccggtatgagttctcatgtgtgcAGTTAAAACATACTTGTTGgttgtcctgtatccacattcCTCGCACATGTAGCGTTTGTCAacagtgtgtttagccatgtgttgggCTAAACTGCTTTGATacgtagcagaatagtcacattggccacatttgtagggtttctcacctgtatgcttTCGCATATGCCGGATTAGGTAATACTTATCAACCGTCGAGAAGCCACACACGGtacacttgtaaggtttgtcATCGCAGTGTTTACCCATGTGTctgtttaaaagatttttctgtgcagcagaatagtcacactggtcacatttgtagggtttctcaccggtatggaTTCTTAAGTGTGCAGTTAAAACATACGTGTCGgttgtcctgtatccacattcctcgcacatgtagggtttgtctccggtgtgtttagccatgtgttgggCTAAACCGCTTTGatgtgtagcagaatagtcacattggtcacacttgtagggtttctcaccggtatgctTTCGCATATGTTGGGCTATGTAATACTTATCAACAGTCGAGAACCCACACACGTCACACAAGTATGGCTTAACATCACTGTGTTTAGCCATATGCCTGTTCAGATTACTTCCCTGCGTAGCAgcatagtcacattggtcacatttgtagggtttctcaccggtatgggTTCTTATGTGCTGAGATAAAACAGACTTGtgagccgtcctgtacccacatttctCACACATGTATGGTTTGTCCCCCGTGCGTTTAtccatgtgttggtctaaactGCCATGATgcgctgcagaatagtcacccTGGTCACagttgtagggtttctcactggtatgagttttcatgtgttgaCATAAAAGAGACTTGtaagccgtcctgtatccacatTTCTGACACATATAGGGTTTGTCATCGGAGTGCTTGGCCATGTGCTGAGTTAAACCGGCTTTATTTGCAGCAGAATATTCACAcaggtcacatttatagggcttctcacctgtatgtttccGCATATGGAGGGCTAGATAATACTTATCAACCGTAAAAAAGTCACAAACAGTACACTTGTGAGGCTTTTCATCGCTGTGTTTACCCATGTGTCTGTTTAAAAGACTTTTCTGCgtggcagaatagtcacattggtcacatttgtagggtttctcaccagtgtgactCAGCATGTGTTGGGACAAAGTAGACCTTACATGAGTCCTGAATTCGCACTcaccgcacatgtagggtttttcatcggtgtgtttagccatgtgttgaGTTAAACCGgctttatgtgcagcagaatattcgcactggtcacatttgtaaggtttttctcctgtatgtttGCGCATATGCAAGGCTAGGTAATACTTGTTAGCCGTCCAGTATCCGCACTCTCTGCACTTGTTTGGTTTTTCGTCACTGTGTTTACCCATGTGTCTGTTTAAAAGACTTTTTTGCGtggcggaatagtcacactggtcacatttgtagggtttctcaccgacGTGGCTTTTCATGTGTTGGGACAATACATACCTTACATGAGTCCTGAATCCACACTCGccacacatgtatggtttgtcaccggtgtgtttcgCCATGTGTTGAGCTAGACTGGCTTTAtgtgcagcagcatagtcacactgatcacacttgtaaggtttttctcctgtatgttgGCGCATATGTCGGGCTAGGTAATACTTGTTAGCAGTCCAGTACCCGCACTCTCCGCACTTGTTTGGTTTTTCGTCactgtgtttagccatgtgtctgTTTAGACTaactttctgtgcagcagcatagtcacactggtcacatttgtagggtttctcaccggtatgaatTAACATGTGTTGGGATAAAAATGTCTTTCCCGTcgttctgaacccacactctccacacatgtagggtttgtcaccggtgtgtttagccatgtgttggtTTAAACTGCCCTGGTGGGCAGCAGAGTAATCGCATtgatcacatttgtagggcttctcacctgtatgcTTTCGCATATGTCGGGCTAGGTAATACTTGTCAGCTGTCGAGAACCCGCACTCTTCGCACTTGTT
Proteins encoded in this window:
- the LOC118421653 gene encoding zinc finger protein 208-like — encoded protein: MDKLPFGISTEYPENETDPTEEDVATDSERRQEDSQEMPHEYTGVCEEYGHCAYSGSSLSLHIREHADPKPHKCDLCDYSAKWKSVLDRHVQSKHAVDKQFKCSQCHYSSAWKYSLDVHIATHTGDKPYMCGECGYRTVTKAMLAAHMRTHTGEKPYKCDQCDYSAAQKSNLDRHMAKHSEENANKCEECGFSTADKYYLARHMRKHTGEKPYKCDQCDYSAAHQGSLNQHMAKHTGDKPYMCGECGFRTTGKTFLSQHMLIHTGEKPYKCDQCDYAAAQKVSLNRHMAKHSDEKPNKCGECGYWTANKYYLARHMRQHTGEKPYKCDQCDYAAAHKASLAQHMAKHTGDKPYMCGECGFRTHVRYVLSQHMKSHVGEKPYKCDQCDYSATQKSLLNRHMGKHSDEKPNKCRECGYWTANKYYLALHMRKHTGEKPYKCDQCEYSAAHKAGLTQHMAKHTDEKPYMCGECEFRTHVRSTLSQHMLSHTGEKPYKCDQCDYSATQKSLLNRHMGKHSDEKPHKCTVCDFFTVDKYYLALHMRKHTGEKPYKCDLCEYSAANKAGLTQHMAKHSDDKPYMCQKCGYRTAYKSLLCQHMKTHTSEKPYNCDQGDYSAAHHGSLDQHMDKRTGDKPYMCEKCGYRTAHKSVLSQHIRTHTGEKPYKCDQCDYAATQGSNLNRHMAKHSDVKPYLCDVCGFSTVDKYYIAQHMRKHTGEKPYKCDQCDYSATHQSGLAQHMAKHTGDKPYMCEECGYRTTDTYVLTAHLRIHTGEKPYKCDQCDYSAAQKNLLNRHMGKHCDDKPYKCTVCGFSTVDKYYLIRHMRKHTGEKPYKCGQCDYSATYQSSLAQHMAKHTVDKRYMCEECGYRTTNKYVLTAHMRTHTGEKPYKCDQCDYSATQKSLLDRHMGKHFDVKPYLCDVCGFSTVDKYYLAQHVQRHTADKQ
- the LOC118421639 gene encoding gastrula zinc finger protein XlCGF57.1-like, with translation MAERSSEIALDELPSRSTHPVKETNSGGTLDIEWQQLHELKGISCEETCATKSNHPLVHGRLERADAQEMKLIITADGRFACTKCEYSTDVKSNMIKHTRKHTGEKPFKCQQCDYSAAQKCTLVRHMTTHTGDKPYMCGECGYRAAFRSNLTHMRKHTGMKPYKCDQCDYSSTEKKALSRHISYKHTAGKKAYMCEECEYRTVDRSDLIKHMRTHTGERPYKCDQCDYSAAQKGTLNQHMYKHTGDKPYMCGECGFRMADRSHLSKHMKRHRSEKPYKCDQCNFSSAWKGNLDQHMLKHTGDKPYMCGECGYRTARKSHLSEHIRTHTGERPYKCDQCDYSAARKDNLDQHMAIHTGDKPLMCGECGYRTARRSLLTEHLMKHTGEKPYKCDQCNYSAVRKGNLDQHLLEHAGEKPYMCDECGYRTGMKSHLSSHMRIHTGEKPYKCDQCEYSAAQKGTLHRHQARHSAEKP